TGGTCGGACGGAATCACGTTCACTTCCCACTGGAAATCCCGCGCGAAGTGCGCCGGCTGCACGCCATGCTCCTGCGCCAGTGCGGTCTCCACCACATCGACCTTGGCGATCAGGCGCTCAGCGATGTCACGCACATCACGCGCGATCGGTGCATTGGGATCCATCGGCCGCTCCTGCGACAGGATCTGCTGGTAGGCCTGCAGCCCCAGCGCGGTTTCCTGCCGCGCGTCCAGACTGCTGTCGATCATCACTTTCTCGCCGGTGTACGGATCGACCGTGCGGTTGGAGAACCAGTAGAACACCGCATAGCCGGCGGCCAGCAGCAGCACCCACCAGCGGATGTTGCCGAACAGGCCGCGCCGCTGCGGTCCTTGCGGCGAGCGGGAGAAGGGATCGTTGCGCATCGGGTGGACTTCCTGCTGGCCCCGCCGGCCGGCGGGCACGGCGCAATCTTAGTGCGCGGCTGCCCGCAGCGGGTGAAGCCGGCTGTCCCTCAGATGCCGCGCACCAGGCGGAAGCCGATGCGGGCACTGGTGGTGTCCGAATCTTGGGATTGCCGCCAGGCCGCACGGGTCTGTTCAGGCGCATTGGCCCAGTTGCCACCGCGGATCACGCGCGACCGGCACCCCGGGTTGAACCAGGCCGCACCATCGGACGGCGCGCGGCGGTAGCTGGCGTGCCAGCAGTCGGCCACCCATTCGCTCAGGTTGCCGCCCATGTCGTGCAGGCCGAACGCATTGGCCTGGAAGCTCGCCACCGGCGCCGGCCCCCACCAGCCATCGCCATACCCGATAAACGCGTTGTGCCAGTGCCGGCCCGAGGGGGAGACGTCCTTGCTGCCGGTGAAGTTGCCGCTGCCTGGCGGCGGCACGCCTGCATCGCCCCACGGATAACGGCCGCTGCTGCCGGCGCGCAGCGCGTACTCGAACTCGGCTTCGCTGGGCAGCCGGTAGCTGCGGCCGGTCTGCTCGGACAGCCAGGCCGCATAGTTCTCGGCATCACGCACGCTGACATGCATCACCGGCGAGTTGCCCAGCGCGCGGCCACCGTCGTAGTCCGAGCGCCAGTCCACGCCACTGCGGCGGATGAAGTTGCCGCTGCGCTCGTCATACACCACCGAATGGCCCCGCCGGGTCGCACGCGGGCGCGCATTGGAGGCTTTCACGTAGCGTTCGAAATCGCTGACCGTGACTTCGGTGATCGCCATTGCAAAGCCACGATCAAAACGTACGTAGTGCGAAGGCCGCTCGGAATCCGTCGATCCCGGTTCGGCATCACCGGCACCCATCTGGAAGCCGCCGTGCGGTACCACCACCATCTGCGGCCCGCGCCCGCCGTCGCGCATGGCGTCGCTGAACACCTGGCCGGGGCGGAAGCTGCCGTAATGCGTCGCCAGGTCGATGCGCTCGCGCAACTGCCCCACCACGGCGTCACCCGGCAGGGCGATGCGCAGCGCCTCGGCCAGCTTCTCGCGCGCCGGCTTCAGGCCCTGCGGCGTAGCGAGATCGCGCAGGCCATCATCACGCAACTGCAGCAGCGTGGCGGCGCGGATCTGCTCGATGCGCTCGAACGCGTCGGCAATCGTCGGCGACGAATCGCGCACTTTGCTCGCTTCAGCCAGCCAGGTCCCCGCGCCGGCGAAGTCGCGGGCCCGCGCGGCATCCTCGGCACGGCGGATCAACCCGCTCTCGGCTGCGGCCAGGCCCTGCCGTGCGCGGCTGTTGCTTTCGTCCAGCGCCAGCGCCTCCCGGAAATTGCCGATGGCGCCGTCGCCATCCTCGCCGATCCGGTCCGAGCGCAGGTCCTCCTCGCCGGCGCGGTTGTAGGCCACCACACGCTGCGCCAACTCCACCCGCGCCTGCAGCGCACGCACCTTCTCGTCCTTCGGCGCCAGAGTCAGCAGCACCAATGCCTGGCGGCTGGCCTCGGCCAGGGCCTCGCGCTGTTTGAGTGGCCGCACCAGCAGCGCATCCGCCTGCTGCTGCAGGCGCTGGCGGGCACGCTGCAGGCCCAGCCGGGCCTGGCGGTCATCCGGGTCTTCTTCCTGCACCGCCAACCACAGCGGAATGGCGGCGTCGGCGTCCTCATAGAGCCGTCCTTCGACGAAGGCCTGCTCTGCGGCACGGCGCAACTGGGCCAGGCTGCGGTTCTGGCGGTCCACCCGCGGCGGCGTCCACTGCAGCACGTCCTCGGCAGCATCATCGCCGGCGATGGTCACGCTGCCCTGCCCGGCCTGCGGGCGGGCATCCGTGCCGGTATCGGCCTCCTCGGCGGCGGCAGCCTTCCCGCTGGCGGCCGGTTCCGCCGGCGCGGGCACCGACGGCGTGCAGCCGGCCAGAGCCACGGCCAGGGCGGTGCACAGCACGGGCGACAACGGAAAACGCAAGCAGAGCCTCCTTCGGCACGGACGCGGACCGACGTTAGGCTATTCTCCCCTGCCTGAGCAAACCCGAGTAGTAGGCCCCCGACCCGTGGCAACCTGGATCACCACCCCCGCCGAGCTGGACGCGTACTTCCAGCAGCGCCCGACCCGCATCGGCCTGGACACCGAATTCATCCGTGAACGCACCTTCTGGCCGCAGCTGGCGCTGGTGCAGATGGCCGTCGGGCAGGACATCCTGCTGATAGACCCACTGATTCCCGGCATGACCGAGGCACTGGCGCCCTGGCTGGCCGATGAATCGATCACCAAGGTGATGCACAGCGCCAGCGAAGACTTGGTCGCCTTCAAGTGGGCCTGCGGCGTGCTTCCGCGGCCGCTGTTCGACACCCAGATCGGGGCAGCGCTGGCCGGCATTGGCGGCGGCATGGGCTACCAGAAACTGGTGGCAGAGATCACCGGCGTGGCGCTGGCCAAGGGCGAGACCCGCTCGGACTGGATGCGCCGTCCACTGTCGGAGTCGCAGCTGCAGTACGCCGCCGACGATGTCGAGCACCTGTTCGCATTGCATGACGCCATCGATACCAGGCTGCAGGCGCTGGGCCGCCAGCAGTGGCTGCACGACGATGGCAAGCGACTGCTGGCAAGCGTCGCCAACGACGAGGACCGCTGGCCGCACCTGGCGATGCGCTCGGCGCAGTTCCTCGACGCCGCCGCGCAGCGCCGCCTGCTGCGCCTGCTGCGCTGGCGCGACGTGCAGGCACGCAGCAGCGACCGCCCACGCAGCTGGATCCTGGACAACGAACTGGCCGCCACCCTCGCACGCACGCCACCGGCCGACGCCGATGCGTTGGGCAAGTTGTTCGAGCAGTGCCCGAAGGCACCGCGCAAGCTGGCCGGCGCCGTGTGGCAGGCACTGGAAACACCGCTGGCCGATGAAGCTGACGCGCCGCTGGCACTGCCAGCCAATGACAGCAACAAGCAGATCCTGAAGAAGCTGCAGGATGCAGTGGCCGAACGGAGCCGCGAGCTGGGTCTGCCGGATGGCATCCTCGCTTCGCGCAAGCATCTGGAAAGCTATCTGGAACGTCGCCAGTGGCCGGCCGCACTGGCCGGCTGGCGCCAGCAGGAACTGGAGTCGCGGCTGCAGGCGCTGCTGCCCGCACGTTGATGGCACAAGGCGCCGGACCACGCCGGCGCGGTTCACCTCAAGCCTGCAGGGGCCGTGCTACGGTTTGGCGGTACTGACAAGGAGACGTCGATACAGACCCTCAAGGTCGCGACCGCCTGCGCACTGCTGCTAACTACGTTGGGCCTGGCATGCTCCGGGCAGGCCGCACCGCTTTCCTATGCACAGGAAAAGGAGAACACAGCCAAGCTGGTGGACATCATTGACGGTGCCACCCGCGACGGTCTGGTTGCCGTGCTGGTGCCGGCCCCATATGTCGTGCACAACGGCGGGCCAGGCGTCGGCTCTCCGGTCCCCGGCTTTCATCTGGGCAACCGCTCGACCGACCTACCCGGGTTCTCGACGCGAGTGTCCTTCCAGCACAAGGACATTCCCTCCCAGGGCTATGTGCAGCTGTTCAACACCAACGAACTGGAAACCGGCCCGCAGCGGACGGTGTTGATGGACGTGTTCGAGGTGCATCTGATTCCGCCGGGCACCTATCTGCTGAACGGTGCGGAGAACTACCGCCTGAACACCCGCGTGGCCAAGCTGAAGCCGCTGGGGACCACGGACGAAGTATCGAAGGACATCGGCGCCACCCGCCTGGCCGACGTCGATTACCGTTTCTATTCCTGGAAGAAGGTCTGGGTACCGCCCGGCGTCCTGACCGATCAGCACTCCCAGCAGGTCTGCATCTCGGTGCATGTGGCCTCCGGCAACTGCGTGGCATGGGGCACCCAGAACTACGAAACCTCGCGCCCGACCGAAGGCTACTGGGATGACAGGATCGTCCCTGAAGACATCCCTGCCGTGCGCATCCAGGCGGTCATCGCCAAGGCCCACGCGCCACTAGCCTTCACTGCCCGCGAAGGGCAGATCCTGCTCAGCCCCTTCATTGTTGCCGCCGACGGCGATATCGATTTCAACGCGAACGACTGCGCACCGGTCGACAAGCTGACGGGATGCGCCCTGCGCCGCTTCACGGTGCACTACCAACCCGCGCCGCTGGACGCTGCACGCAAGCACATCGCAATCACCTCGCGCGGCCTCAACGGCAAGCAGCGCAAGGTACTGGAGCGGATGGAGGCGATGCAGCTGCAGGTGCTCGGCCCCAATGCGCCGTCAGATGCAGCGCTGGGCAAGGGCGTCAGCGCCACGCCTTGAGCACGGATGATGCCTGGCCAGCAACGAAAAACGGCGCTCGATGAGCGCCGTTTCCGTTACACGACGGGGTAAGGCTTACCAGTTCATGTTCAGCGAGACGCCGACGGTACGCGGTTCGTTGTAGACCGCGGCCATGTAGTTCTCGATCACACCCTTGAGGTTCTTCTCGTTGGTGATGTTGCGCGCGAACAGCGCCACTTCGTAGGCACCGTAGTTGCCCGAATAACCGATCTTCAGGCCGCCTTCGAAGTCACCCTTGGAGTTGAACTCCTTGCTGTTGTACAGCACGAAGCTGGTGTAGCCCTGCTTGTTCCAGTCGGTGGAGACGAACATCGTGCCGGCGTCGCTGACCGGGAAGTCGTAGCGGGCGGCCAGGTTCACGTTGTACTTCGGCGCGTTCGGCAGCGGGTTGCCGTCGATCTGCGCGAAGGTGTTGGCACCGACCTTGATGGTCGGGTCATTCACCGTGCACACCACCTGGCCGTTGAGGCCGCAGACCTGCGCGTACACGCGCTTGTCCTTGATCTCGCTGTGCAGCAGGCTCAGGCCGGCGCTCAGGGTCAGGTTCGGGATCGGACGCAGTTCCATGTCGGCTTCAAAGCCGTAGGCCTTGGCCTTGTCGGCGTTGAACAGCACGCCGTTGCCGTCCGAATCGTTGCCGTTGAGCTGGATGTCGTTGACGGTGTAGGTGAACGCGGTAGCGTTCAGGCGCAGGCGGTTGTCCCACAGGCTGCTCTTCACGCCCGCTTCCCAGGACAGGATCGTCTCGGAATCAGCGGTGGTGAAGTCGGCATTGAACACCGCCGAACGGCCCTGGATGGTCGGGCCACGGAAACCGCGCGCGACCTTCGCGTAGACGCTCACGTCCGGGGTGATCTGATACATGGCGCTCAGATCCCAGCTCGGGGTGGTGTCGGACATCTTGACGTCGGTGCGGCCCTTGTAGGTGACCACGCCGGCGGCGGTATCGGCAGTCTTCAGCAGGCGGGTGTGCTTCTCATCCTTGGTCTGGCGCAGGCCGGCAGTGACGGTGAACTTGTCGGTGAAGGCGTAGCTCAACTGGCCGAAACCGGCCCACGACGTGTTCTTGTTGCGCAGGCGCACCCAGTTGTTCGGGTTGCGGGCGGCGCCCTGCAGGAACCACGCGCGCTGGTAGAAGTCAGTGGTGTCGCTGCCGTTGAAGTAGAACGCACCGGCCTGCCACTGCAGGGCGCTGTCGTCATGGCTGGCCAGGCGGAATTCCT
This genomic interval from Stenotrophomonas sp. 57 contains the following:
- a CDS encoding TonB-dependent receptor, which codes for MPSHTDSRRLSGLSSSLVSFRRHPLALACAGLALVGSFGAAAQDSAPTPTGLDTITVTAEHREQNLQEVPVSVGVVQGERMRDFTAGGDDTLLALSGRVPSLYAETTTGRIFPRFYIRGLGNIDFYLGASQPVSIIQDDVVLEHVVLKSNPVYDVDQVEVLRGPQGSLFGRNTTAGIVKFDTLKPTQDYTGRVSASYATYNSVSIDGGFGGPINDIASFRVSALYQHRDDYVDNTYRGPSADGTVSPKKNAMGGFDDRNVRAQLLLTPSDQFSILASAHARDYEGTSTLFLRGALTKGSNKTDVPRDKVAYDEADNNPQAYKTYGGSVKARYDFGAIDFTSITAYETTSGYSRGDTDGGAAANFPVNGVPNGYGQSMGRIRDLDQWTQEFRLASHDDSALQWQAGAFYFNGSDTTDFYQRAWFLQGAARNPNNWVRLRNKNTSWAGFGQLSYAFTDKFTVTAGLRQTKDEKHTRLLKTADTAAGVVTYKGRTDVKMSDTTPSWDLSAMYQITPDVSVYAKVARGFRGPTIQGRSAVFNADFTTADSETILSWEAGVKSSLWDNRLRLNATAFTYTVNDIQLNGNDSDGNGVLFNADKAKAYGFEADMELRPIPNLTLSAGLSLLHSEIKDKRVYAQVCGLNGQVVCTVNDPTIKVGANTFAQIDGNPLPNAPKYNVNLAARYDFPVSDAGTMFVSTDWNKQGYTSFVLYNSKEFNSKGDFEGGLKIGYSGNYGAYEVALFARNITNEKNLKGVIENYMAAVYNEPRTVGVSLNMNW
- a CDS encoding formylglycine-generating enzyme family protein, producing MRFPLSPVLCTALAVALAGCTPSVPAPAEPAASGKAAAAEEADTGTDARPQAGQGSVTIAGDDAAEDVLQWTPPRVDRQNRSLAQLRRAAEQAFVEGRLYEDADAAIPLWLAVQEEDPDDRQARLGLQRARQRLQQQADALLVRPLKQREALAEASRQALVLLTLAPKDEKVRALQARVELAQRVVAYNRAGEEDLRSDRIGEDGDGAIGNFREALALDESNSRARQGLAAAESGLIRRAEDAARARDFAGAGTWLAEASKVRDSSPTIADAFERIEQIRAATLLQLRDDGLRDLATPQGLKPAREKLAEALRIALPGDAVVGQLRERIDLATHYGSFRPGQVFSDAMRDGGRGPQMVVVPHGGFQMGAGDAEPGSTDSERPSHYVRFDRGFAMAITEVTVSDFERYVKASNARPRATRRGHSVVYDERSGNFIRRSGVDWRSDYDGGRALGNSPVMHVSVRDAENYAAWLSEQTGRSYRLPSEAEFEYALRAGSSGRYPWGDAGVPPPGSGNFTGSKDVSPSGRHWHNAFIGYGDGWWGPAPVASFQANAFGLHDMGGNLSEWVADCWHASYRRAPSDGAAWFNPGCRSRVIRGGNWANAPEQTRAAWRQSQDSDTTSARIGFRLVRGI
- the rnd gene encoding ribonuclease D, yielding MATWITTPAELDAYFQQRPTRIGLDTEFIRERTFWPQLALVQMAVGQDILLIDPLIPGMTEALAPWLADESITKVMHSASEDLVAFKWACGVLPRPLFDTQIGAALAGIGGGMGYQKLVAEITGVALAKGETRSDWMRRPLSESQLQYAADDVEHLFALHDAIDTRLQALGRQQWLHDDGKRLLASVANDEDRWPHLAMRSAQFLDAAAQRRLLRLLRWRDVQARSSDRPRSWILDNELAATLARTPPADADALGKLFEQCPKAPRKLAGAVWQALETPLADEADAPLALPANDSNKQILKKLQDAVAERSRELGLPDGILASRKHLESYLERRQWPAALAGWRQQELESRLQALLPAR